In one Myxocyprinus asiaticus isolate MX2 ecotype Aquarium Trade chromosome 1, UBuf_Myxa_2, whole genome shotgun sequence genomic region, the following are encoded:
- the LOC127442492 gene encoding histone H4, with translation MSGRGKGGKGLGKGGAKRHRKVLRDNIQGITKPAIRRLARRGGVKRISGLIYEETRGVLKVFLENVIRDAVTYTEHAKRKTVTAMDVVYALKRQGRTLYGFGG, from the coding sequence ATGTCAGGAAGAGGTAAAGGCGGTAAAGGACTCGGGAAAGGAGGCGCTAAGCGTCACCGCAAAGTGTTGCGTGATAACATCCAGGGAATCACCAAACCCGCCATCCGTCGTCTCGCTCGCCGTGGCGGTGTCAAGCGTATCTCCGGTCTGATCTACGAGGAGACCCGCGGTGTGTTGAAAGTGTTTCTGGAGAACGTTATCCGTGATGCCGTCACCTACACTGAACACGCCAAGAGAAAGACCGTCACTGCCATGGACGTTGTGTACGCGCTGAAACGACAGGGACGAACTCTGTACGGCTTCGGAGGATAA
- the LOC127442131 gene encoding histone H1-like isoform X1, translating into MAETAPAAAAPPAKAPKKKSAAKPKKTGPSVGELIVKTVSASKERSGVSLAALKKALAAGGYDVEKNNSRVKIAVRSLVTKGTLVQTKGTGASGSFKLNKKQAESTKKPVKKAAPKVKKPAVKKPAAAKKPKSAATKKPAAKKSPKKAKKPAAAKKATKSPKKAKKPAAAKKAAKSPKKAKAAKPKTAKTKAAKPKKAAPKKKLVVRGHNHS; encoded by the exons ATGGCAGAAACCGCTCCAGCTGCAGCCGCCCCGCCGGCCAAAGCGCCCAAGAAGAAATCTGCTGCTAAACCCAAGAAAACGGGTCCAAGCGTCGGTGAACTCATCGTCAAAACTGTGTCCGCATCCAAGGAGAGGAGCGGCGTGTCTCTCGCCGCCCTGAAGAAAGCTCTCGCCGCCGGTGGATACGATGTGGAGAAGAACAACTCCCGTGTCAAGATCGCCGTTAGGAGTCTGGTGACTAAAGGCACTCTGGTCCAGACCAAAGGGACCGGCGCCTCCGGCTCATTCAAGCTCAACAAGAAACAAGCCGAGAGCACGAAGAAACCCGTCAAGAAAGCCGCTCCTAAAGTCAAGAAGCCCGCAGTCAAGAAACCCGCCGCTGCTAAGAAGCCCAAGAGTGCCGCGACTAAGAAACCTGCCGCCAAGAAATCTCCCAAGAAGGCGAAGAAACCAGCAGCCGCCAAAAAGGCAACGAAGAGCCCCAAGAAGGCCAAGAAACCAGCAGCCGCCAAGAAAGCCGCCAAGAGCCCCAAAAAGGCCAAAGCTGCCAAACCCAAAACGGCAAAGACTAAAGCAGCCAAGCCTAAAAAAGCAGCTCCCAAAAAGAA ATTGGTTGTTAGAGGACACAATCACTCCTGA
- the LOC127442131 gene encoding histone H1-like isoform X2, with translation MAETAPAAAAPPAKAPKKKSAAKPKKTGPSVGELIVKTVSASKERSGVSLAALKKALAAGGYDVEKNNSRVKIAVRSLVTKGTLVQTKGTGASGSFKLNKKQAESTKKPVKKAAPKVKKPAVKKPAAAKKPKSAATKKPAAKKSPKKAKKPAAAKKATKSPKKAKKPAAAKKAAKSPKKAKAAKPKTAKTKAAKPKKAAPKKK, from the coding sequence ATGGCAGAAACCGCTCCAGCTGCAGCCGCCCCGCCGGCCAAAGCGCCCAAGAAGAAATCTGCTGCTAAACCCAAGAAAACGGGTCCAAGCGTCGGTGAACTCATCGTCAAAACTGTGTCCGCATCCAAGGAGAGGAGCGGCGTGTCTCTCGCCGCCCTGAAGAAAGCTCTCGCCGCCGGTGGATACGATGTGGAGAAGAACAACTCCCGTGTCAAGATCGCCGTTAGGAGTCTGGTGACTAAAGGCACTCTGGTCCAGACCAAAGGGACCGGCGCCTCCGGCTCATTCAAGCTCAACAAGAAACAAGCCGAGAGCACGAAGAAACCCGTCAAGAAAGCCGCTCCTAAAGTCAAGAAGCCCGCAGTCAAGAAACCCGCCGCTGCTAAGAAGCCCAAGAGTGCCGCGACTAAGAAACCTGCCGCCAAGAAATCTCCCAAGAAGGCGAAGAAACCAGCAGCCGCCAAAAAGGCAACGAAGAGCCCCAAGAAGGCCAAGAAACCAGCAGCCGCCAAGAAAGCCGCCAAGAGCCCCAAAAAGGCCAAAGCTGCCAAACCCAAAACGGCAAAGACTAAAGCAGCCAAGCCTAAAAAAGCAGCTCCCAAAAAGAAGTAA
- the LOC127442399 gene encoding histone H2A-like: protein MSGRGKTGGKARAKAKTRSSRAGLQFPVGRVHRLLRKGNYAERVGAGAPVYLAAVLEYLTAEILELAGNAARDNKKTRIIPRHLQLAVRNDEELNKLLGGVTIAQGGVLPNIQAVLLPKKTEKPGKTK from the coding sequence ATGAGCGGTAGAGGTAAAACCGGCGGTAAAGCTCGTGCGAAGGCTAAAACTCGCTCATCCAGGGCAGGACTGCAGTTCCCCGTCGGCCGTGTGCACAGACTGCTCCGCAAAGGAAACTACGCTGAGCGCGTTGGTGCCGGTGCTCCAGTTTATCTGGCCGCTGTGCTCGAGTATCTCACCGCTGAGATCCTGGAGTTGGCCGGAAACGCTGCTCGGGACAACAAGAAGACTCGTATCATTCCCCGTCACCTGCAGCTGGCAGTGCGGAACGACGAGGAGTTGAACAAACTCTTGGGTGGAGTGACCATCGCTCAGGGTGGTGTGCTGCCCAACATCCAGGCTGTGCTGCTGCCCAAGAAGACCGAGAAACCCGGCAAGACCAAGTAA
- the LOC127442318 gene encoding histone H3-like, with amino-acid sequence MARTKQTARKSTGGKAPRKQLATKAARKSAPATGGVKKPHRYRPGTVALREIRRYQKSTELLIRKLPFQRLVREIAQDFKTDLRFQSSAVMALQESSEAYLVGLFEDTNLCAIHAKRVTIMPKDIQLARRIRGERA; translated from the coding sequence ATGGCAAGAACCAAACAGACCGCTCGTAAGTCCACCGGTGGAAAAGCCCCGAGGAAGCAGCTCGCTACTAAAGCCGCCCGTAAAAGCGCCCCCGCCACCGGTGGCGTCAAGAAGCCTCATCGTTACAGGCCCGGTACCGTGGCGCTGAGAGAGATCCGCCGTTATCAGAAGTCCACTGAACTGCTGATTCGCAAACTGCCTTTCCAGCGTCTGGTGAGAGAAATCGCTCAGGATTTCAAGACGGATCTGCGCTTCCAGAGCTCCGCCGTCATGGCCCTGCAGGAGTCCAGCGAGGCTTATTTGGTCGGTCTGTTCGAGGACACCAACTTGTGTGCCATCCATGCCAAGAGGGTCACCATCATGCCCAAAGATATTCAGCTGGCACGCCGCATTCGTGGAGAGCGCGCTTAA
- the LOC127442373 gene encoding histone H2A-like — MSGRGKTGGKARAKAKTRSSRAGLQFPVGRVHRLLRKGNYAERVGAGAPVYLAAVLEYLTAEILELAGNAARDNKKTRIIPRHLQLAVRNDEELNKLLGGVTIAQGGVLPNIQAVLLPKKTEKPGKTK; from the coding sequence ATGAGCGGTAGAGGTAAAACTGGCGGTAAAGCTCGTGCGAAGGCTAAAACTCGCTCATCCAGGGCAGGACTGCAGTTCCCCGTCGGCCGTGTGCACAGACTGCTCCGCAAAGGAAACTACGCTGAGCGCGTCGGTGCCGGTGCTCCAGTTTATCTGGCCGCTGTGCTCGAGTATCTCACCGCTGAGATCCTGGAGTTGGCCGGAAACGCCGCTCGGGACAACAAGAAGACTCGTATCATTCCCCGTCACCTGCAGCTGGCAGTGCGGAACGACGAGGAGTTGAACAAACTCTTGGGTGGAGTGACCATCGCTCAGGGTGGTGTGCTGCCCAACATCCAGGCTGTGCTGCTGCCCAAGAAGACCGAGAAACCCGGCAAGACCAAGTAA
- the LOC127442326 gene encoding histone H3-like produces the protein MARTKQTARKSTGGKAPRKQLATKAARKSAPATGGVKKPHRYRPGTVALREIRRYQKSTELLIRKLPFQRLVREIAQDFKTDLRFQSSAVMALQESSEAYLVGLFEDTNLCAIHAKRVTIMPKDIQLARRIRGERA, from the coding sequence ATGGCAAGAACCAAACAGACCGCTCGTAAGTCCACCGGTGGAAAAGCCCCGAGGAAGCAGCTCGCTACTAAAGCCGCCCGTAAAAGCGCCCCCGCCACCGGTGGAGTCAAGAAGCCTCATCGTTACAGGCCCGGTACTGTGGCGCTGAGAGAGATCCGCCGTTATCAGAAGTCCACTGAACTGCTGATTCGCAAACTGCCTTTCCAGCGTCTGGTGAGAGAAATCGCTCAGGATTTCAAGACGGATCTGCGCTTCCAGAGCTCCGCCGTCATGGCCCTGCAGGAGTCCAGCGAGGCTTATTTGGTCGGTCTGTTCGAGGACACCAACTTGTGTGCCATCCATGCCAAGAGGGTCACCATCATGCCCAAAGATATTCAGCTGGCACGCCGCATTCGTGGAGAGCGCGCTTAA